Proteins encoded by one window of Macaca mulatta isolate MMU2019108-1 chromosome 10, T2T-MMU8v2.0, whole genome shotgun sequence:
- the MIF gene encoding macrophage migration inhibitory factor, with amino-acid sequence MPMFIVNTNVPRASVPDGFLSELTQQLAQATGKPPQYIAVHVVPDQLMAFGGSSEPCALCSLHSIGKIGGAQNRSYSKLLCGLLAERLRISPDRVYINYYDMNAANVGWNNSTFA; translated from the exons ATGCCGATGTTCATCGTAAATACCAACGTGCCCCGCGCCTCCGTGCCGGACGGGTTCCTCTCCGAGCTCACCCAGCAGCTGGCGCAGGCCACCGGCAAGCCCCCCCAG TACATCGCGGTGCACGTGGTCCCGGACCAGCTCATGGCCTTCGGAGGCTCCAGCGAGCCTTGCGCGCTCTGCAGCCTGCACAGCATCGGCAAGATCGGCGGCGCGCAGAACCGCTCCTACAGCAAGCTGCTGTGCGGCCTGCTGGCCGAGCGCCTGCGCATCAGCCCGGACAG GGTCTACATCAACTATTACGACATGAACGCGGCCAACGTGGGCTGGAACAACTCCACCTTCGCCTAA